From Candidatus Cloacimonas sp., one genomic window encodes:
- a CDS encoding glycoside hydrolase family 57 protein: MLNIVFYFQVHQPYRLNHFNVLDIAHNAKIFDDKLNGNVMRKVANNCYLPTNELLLELIEKYEGRFKVAFSITGTALEQFKLYSPETLDSFKRLVDTGCVELLGETYFHSLAFLFDTNEFLDQVYLHRDLMQKEFGYYTTTFRNTELIYQDRLSDVIFEIEGFKTIITEGVDRILQWRSPLYAYKNYSKNVNLLLKYYQLADDIAFRFSNRDWPEYPLTVDKFVHWIDQLTLAEKGGKNLFLNLFMDYETFGEHQWASTGIFDFMRHFPEAVLARDHLGFAHPKDISHLANYQQESLSFPEPVSWADEQRDISAWLGNEMQQNASETLYELLNRIKEKGDEELLRTARLLSTSDHFYYMCSKYFQDGDVHKYFSPYDSPDQAYIYYINALAELEELLLR, from the coding sequence ATGTTAAATATTGTGTTTTATTTTCAAGTGCATCAACCCTATCGCCTCAATCATTTTAATGTTCTGGATATTGCCCATAATGCCAAAATTTTTGATGATAAGCTGAATGGCAATGTAATGCGTAAAGTTGCTAATAACTGTTACCTGCCCACTAACGAGCTGCTTTTGGAGCTTATTGAAAAATACGAGGGCAGGTTTAAAGTTGCTTTTTCCATTACGGGAACTGCGTTAGAGCAATTTAAACTCTATTCTCCCGAAACCCTTGATTCCTTCAAGCGTTTAGTTGATACCGGCTGTGTGGAATTATTAGGAGAGACCTATTTTCACTCTTTGGCTTTTCTTTTTGATACCAATGAATTTCTTGACCAGGTTTATCTTCATCGGGATTTGATGCAAAAAGAATTTGGCTATTATACAACTACTTTCCGTAATACGGAGTTAATCTATCAAGACCGTCTATCCGATGTTATTTTTGAAATTGAGGGCTTTAAAACCATTATTACAGAAGGCGTGGATAGAATTCTCCAGTGGCGCAGTCCGCTATATGCCTATAAGAACTATTCCAAGAATGTTAATCTGCTGTTGAAATATTATCAATTAGCGGATGATATTGCTTTTCGTTTTTCCAATCGAGATTGGCCTGAATATCCTTTAACCGTGGATAAATTCGTCCATTGGATAGACCAGCTTACCTTAGCTGAAAAAGGCGGGAAGAACCTGTTTCTGAATCTATTTATGGATTATGAAACCTTTGGAGAGCATCAATGGGCTTCCACCGGCATTTTTGATTTTATGCGCCATTTCCCTGAAGCCGTGTTAGCAAGAGACCATCTTGGTTTTGCTCATCCGAAAGATATTTCTCATTTGGCAAATTATCAACAGGAATCCCTTTCTTTTCCGGAACCTGTTTCCTGGGCTGATGAACAACGCGATATTTCTGCCTGGCTGGGAAACGAAATGCAACAAAATGCCAGTGAGACCTTGTATGAATTGCTGAATAGAATTAAAGAAAAAGGCGATGAGGAATTATTGAGAACTGCTCGCTTGCTTAGCACTTCAGACCACTTTTACTATATGTGTTCCAAATATTTTCAGGATGGGGATGTGCATAAGTATTTCTCCCCTTACGATTCTCCCGACCAGGCCTATATCTATTATATAAATGCTTTAGCAGAACTGGAAGAGCTGCTTTTAAGGTAA
- a CDS encoding glycosyltransferase encodes MKILMFTWEFPPLISGGLGMACYGMVKALLSQGIKIDLVLPTKEMVYFPLREEGDADTLPAIFLETEKQKEYVKRTFSTMHERLEYIGISSHPESYFNLSEIKDYVTSIKKTTWLSETVTTEEQNIFSEMTANLIGEEDLMRKVQEYTIRANRFARILDYDLIHAHDWLTYPSGILAKQISRKPLIVHIHATEFDRAGGTGDERIHKIEHLGMTYADKVIAVSQYTAQMVMSRYRIDTGKIRIIHNAFTVSEATLHNKKRIFKGPTILYLGRVTLQKGPDYYLDIADKVLKVHPETRFILAGTGDMQRQILRRSAALRLKNRFLFTGFLNRKQVERILQAADIYVLPSVSEPFGISPLEAMAYGITAIISKQSGVAEVVHNAFKIDYWDIDLWAETINHLIENPEECTKIGMEGRKEVQKIAWEDAADKIRSLYATTLSEYSKHF; translated from the coding sequence ATGAAAATTCTAATGTTCACCTGGGAATTTCCTCCCCTGATTTCCGGAGGTTTAGGTATGGCTTGTTACGGAATGGTAAAGGCACTGCTAAGCCAAGGAATAAAGATAGACCTGGTTTTACCTACCAAAGAAATGGTCTATTTTCCTTTAAGAGAAGAAGGTGATGCTGATACCCTGCCTGCCATTTTTTTGGAAACAGAAAAACAGAAAGAATATGTAAAGCGCACTTTCTCCACAATGCACGAACGCCTGGAATATATTGGAATATCGTCACATCCGGAAAGCTATTTTAACCTAAGTGAAATTAAGGACTATGTAACTTCAATTAAAAAAACCACTTGGCTTAGTGAAACTGTTACTACTGAAGAGCAGAACATCTTCAGCGAAATGACTGCTAATTTGATTGGTGAAGAAGACCTGATGCGTAAAGTGCAGGAATACACTATCCGCGCAAATCGTTTTGCTCGCATTTTGGATTATGACCTAATTCATGCTCACGATTGGCTAACCTATCCCAGCGGAATTTTGGCTAAGCAAATTTCCCGAAAACCTTTGATTGTCCATATTCATGCTACTGAATTTGACAGAGCCGGAGGGACTGGAGACGAAAGAATTCATAAAATTGAACATTTGGGAATGACTTATGCCGATAAAGTTATTGCTGTTTCACAGTATACGGCACAGATGGTTATGAGTCGCTATCGGATAGATACAGGTAAAATTCGCATAATTCATAATGCCTTCACTGTTTCGGAAGCCACATTACACAATAAAAAACGCATTTTTAAGGGACCTACTATTTTATATTTAGGAAGAGTAACTCTGCAAAAAGGTCCCGATTATTATCTGGATATAGCGGATAAAGTTCTGAAAGTGCATCCCGAGACAAGATTTATCCTTGCCGGAACAGGAGATATGCAAAGGCAAATTTTACGCCGTTCAGCTGCATTACGCTTAAAGAACCGTTTTCTTTTTACCGGCTTTCTCAATCGGAAACAGGTTGAACGCATCTTACAGGCAGCAGATATTTATGTTTTACCTTCTGTTTCCGAACCCTTTGGCATTTCTCCGTTGGAAGCAATGGCTTATGGAATTACAGCAATTATATCCAAACAATCAGGAGTTGCCGAAGTTGTGCATAATGCTTTCAAGATTGATTATTGGGATATAGACCTTTGGGCTGAAACCATCAATCATCTGATTGAAAATCCTGAAGAATGCACCAAAATAGGGATGGAAGGAAGAAAAGAAGTGCAAAAAATTGCGTGGGAGGATGCAGCAGATAAAATTCGCTCACTTTATGCTACAACTCTTTCCGAATACAGTAAGCATTTTTAA
- a CDS encoding amylo-alpha-1,6-glucosidase, whose translation MNNYFMETHHHEWILTNRRGGYALGTGNLINQRKYHGLLVSSDNKFNRLHLVAGIEEKVEWRGEIFHLDSNNYSNCIYPEGFLHLVKPWLRPYPIFLYSALPHQNDILILKEIMMDESTNTTLVKYTNLGHHLLHFELHPKFTMNPHHELNRPGTLDSLNFITEIQTRDNFTRYSIIRQDNNIALYGALLSGEVIPNRYVYYNVFYPWEVMSGYEGIGDQITLYQISFDLKVGQSNYLLFSDTAIEDAKILIERIENRYAELPKPRDYPASSDEDDTLLNTLDYNDDILFPYDDYLKILEFALKDFLANDDIVAGYPFYGAWGRDTMVVVNALLRSSNQLETVEKILNKYRGYIQNGLIPNMMAESGKEANYDSIDSTLWYIILLWKLGKRKQRVKYWKDVIALTEEIITGILHNGTHPFTIRYDGLIELNSNFAHGTWMDVRIEGKPVTPREGAPIEINALWYNALCSYEAMCNAYCQKSRKTYQPKEEIIQLKDLVKQSLQKFYNDGYLADRIAGEELIMEIRPNAVIALALPWEAFSRDIMQQVLERSFKELYTNYGLRTLSPKDIRFRKKYYGTQRERDLSYHNGSVWAWLLGPFCGLYERAYSGVKPKEEIIAALTSFIFTFRNSFMKGHIASIAEIWDGDAPHFPKGAPAQAWSVAALYNIENYILFLQEGK comes from the coding sequence ATGAACAACTATTTTATGGAAACCCATCATCACGAATGGATTCTAACTAATCGCAGAGGCGGTTATGCATTAGGAACCGGAAATTTAATAAATCAGCGTAAATATCACGGTTTGCTGGTAAGCAGTGATAATAAATTTAACCGTTTGCATTTAGTAGCTGGAATTGAAGAAAAAGTTGAATGGCGGGGAGAAATATTCCACCTGGATAGTAATAATTACAGCAATTGCATATATCCCGAGGGCTTTCTGCATTTAGTAAAGCCCTGGTTGCGTCCCTATCCTATTTTTTTATATTCAGCTCTTCCCCATCAAAACGACATTTTAATTCTGAAAGAAATTATGATGGATGAATCCACTAACACAACTTTAGTAAAATATACTAATTTAGGACATCATCTTTTGCATTTTGAGCTGCATCCCAAGTTTACAATGAATCCTCATCACGAGTTGAATAGACCCGGCACTCTGGATAGCTTGAATTTTATTACCGAGATACAAACGCGGGATAATTTTACCCGTTACAGTATTATCCGGCAGGATAACAATATAGCGCTATATGGTGCGTTATTATCTGGTGAAGTTATTCCCAATCGTTATGTTTATTACAATGTGTTTTATCCCTGGGAAGTGATGAGTGGCTATGAGGGTATTGGTGACCAGATAACTCTTTATCAAATTAGTTTTGACTTGAAAGTAGGGCAAAGTAATTACCTTCTTTTCAGCGATACGGCAATTGAAGATGCCAAAATCTTGATTGAAAGAATTGAAAATCGTTATGCAGAGCTTCCTAAGCCCAGGGATTATCCTGCTTCTTCTGATGAAGACGATACTTTGCTGAATACTTTAGATTATAATGATGATATTCTCTTTCCGTATGATGATTATCTGAAAATTCTGGAATTTGCCTTGAAGGACTTTTTAGCTAATGATGATATTGTAGCCGGTTACCCATTTTACGGTGCCTGGGGAAGAGATACAATGGTAGTTGTAAATGCTCTTTTACGCAGCTCCAATCAACTGGAAACAGTGGAAAAAATCCTGAATAAATATCGGGGTTACATTCAAAATGGTCTTATTCCCAATATGATGGCAGAATCGGGTAAAGAAGCAAATTACGATAGCATTGATTCTACTTTATGGTATATCATTCTCTTGTGGAAGCTGGGAAAACGGAAACAAAGAGTTAAATATTGGAAAGATGTGATTGCCTTAACAGAAGAAATTATCACCGGTATTTTGCATAATGGAACTCATCCTTTTACAATTCGTTATGATGGCTTAATTGAACTAAATTCTAATTTCGCCCACGGAACCTGGATGGATGTGCGAATTGAAGGAAAACCCGTAACTCCACGCGAGGGAGCCCCCATTGAAATAAATGCTCTCTGGTATAATGCCTTATGTTCATACGAAGCAATGTGCAACGCTTATTGCCAAAAATCCCGAAAGACCTATCAACCAAAGGAAGAAATCATTCAGCTAAAGGATTTGGTTAAGCAATCCTTGCAAAAATTCTATAATGATGGCTATCTGGCAGATAGAATTGCAGGAGAAGAATTGATAATGGAAATTCGTCCCAATGCCGTAATTGCTCTTGCTTTACCCTGGGAAGCATTTTCCCGAGACATAATGCAACAGGTTTTGGAACGCAGCTTTAAAGAACTCTATACAAACTATGGACTCCGAACTTTGAGCCCCAAAGATATTCGTTTTCGCAAAAAATATTATGGCACTCAAAGAGAAAGAGACCTTTCCTATCATAATGGCAGCGTTTGGGCTTGGCTATTAGGTCCCTTTTGTGGTTTGTATGAAAGAGCTTATAGCGGTGTGAAACCTAAAGAAGAAATAATCGCCGCGCTAACTTCTTTTATTTTCACCTTTCGCAATAGCTTTATGAAAGGACATATTGCTTCCATAGCTGAAATCTGGGATGGAGATGCCCCTCATTTTCCTAAAGGAGCTCCAGCTCAGGCATGGAGCGTAGCTGCCCTATATAATATTGAAAACTACATTCTTTTTCTGCAGGAGGGCAAATGA